The Neurospora crassa OR74A linkage group V, whole genome shotgun sequence sequence CCCGCCGCTCCCCTGCccaaaaacaaacaacaccTCTCCAAGCACCAGCCACCCGCCATGACGCCCGGTGCACTCGAGATGACACTTATCCAGCGCGCCAGAGCGCAAGCCAAGCGTGAGCGCGAAGAGCACTTGGAGATGCTAAGAGCCAAGGGCGTGGTAGTCCTGACTGCCGAGGAGAGGGCGAAGGAGATgcaggaggtggaggatatTGTTGccagggcgaggagggaggcaGAGGAGATTatgaagagggagagggaggatgcgaaggaggagagaaggaagaggaaggagaatggggaggaggatccgttgggatgggatgatagtgaagaagatgacgagaGTTATGTTGGGAGTGAAAAGGGGGATGATGACAAAGAAGAGCCGGAGGCGATTGAGCTTTCGGGGagtgaagatgaggaggaggaagaagaagaagaggaaggcgaggGGGGaaatgaggatgaagatgaggatatgGCTGAGGCGGATCCGGCTGGTGCACTCTTTGATGAGAGCGCTGATGAGTCTGGGGAAGACAACGCCGATAAGCAaaacgaggacgaggatgagctgCCTAGCACCAAAATTGTCCGCCGTCGGCCTCGAAAACAGGTTGTTGTTCTctctgacgacgacgatgacgacgaggaagagagggaggagcaAGTCGCATCGTCTAAGCAGCGCATCGAAGAAACTCCCCGACCAAAGCAGCGTTTCCCCAAATCCCCAACGTCAGCCTTGCACTCCGGCTCTCCCAGCGTTCCCACCTCTGTCCTGCGTTCTGCGCGCAAGAGCTTCATCCCCGGTCTGCCAGTCCCTGTCGCCGGTCCGGCCGGTCTCGGCCTCACCCAAATCTTCGCCGGAACCATGGATGACAGCCAGCCCGGTTCTCCCTCCCAATTCGCCGGTAGTTCCCCCTCTCAACCTCGCCCAACCTTCGACATCGACCTCACCGACATCCCCGACTCCAACTTCTCCCAAACCGCgggccagcagcagccagagGACAATATGATCCTCGACAGCCAACCCTCCCTCCCTACTCGCCCGCAGGCCGCCAaagacaaggaggaggagacccaGGCGGCATTGGAAACCCAGGGCGTCCAGCTCGGCTTCTCCCAGTCCGAGTCGCAGATGCACGGCTTCGACAGCTTGCTGAACCACCCGGCGTTTAACATGACGCAAGGGTCGGAGCTGATTGAGCCGACGCAAGACCAGGGGTACAAGGATTATACCCCGTTGAAGCAGAGGTTCGTTGACGCGCCGTTGCCGCCGCATTCGACGGTTGAGACGGTATTGGTTGGTGTCCAAAGCGGGAATAGGAGTAGTGGTTCGCTTATGACTGCCTCGAACTCGACGCCTGGCGGAAGCGAAAGTGTTGGTAGTATTGGGGAGAATAGTCCGTCGGGGAAGAGGCCGTtggggaggttgagaagaCGGGGGGATGTGATTACTGGGTCTGCATTGTTCAATGCGTCGACTCTGGGTGAGGAGGCGGAAGGAGACGGTGATGAGGAGATGGGGGATGCTGGTGACGATGATCACGAGGCTGAGAAGGCCAAGTCGGCCTTTGAAAAGATGAAGAGAGCTGcggaaagggagaagaggaggaaggaggcaaagaagaagagtaagGCGCGGGAGATGGTAGAGGAACAGGCTGAAGAGTCTGAGGATGAGTATGCGGGGTTGGGAGGCATAGATGGAGAGGGTAGtagtgatgacgaggatgaggagttgGTGAAGGAGATGATTGATGATGAGACGAAGGCTGGGGAGGGCGACGAAAGGAAGTTGGCTGCCTTTTATGCGTAAGTTGCCCCAAATATTCGTGAGACAGGAGTCAAGCTAACAAAAGAACAGCGACCGTGAACGTGCCTCGGACGAGAAGCAAGTCGAGAAGCTTTTCCATGATATCACCACGGGAATGCTCCGTCGCAAGCGCGCCCGCGGCGAAGGAGGCGATTGGGATGACCTCTCAGACGAGGATGACGGCGGCGAGGCCCGTCGCCGGATGAAGAGGCGACAGTTTGCCAAGATGCAGCGGGCTCTTTTGGCCGATGAGCGTATCAGCAAGGTCGCCGAGAACCCAAAGACGAAGGCGTTCCTCAAGTCCATTGAGGATCGCGGCAGCGACGATGAGATGGATTTCCTCTTTGGTCCCGCGGACAAGCCATCTTCGGTCATCCCTGCGACACAAGACTCGCAGTCCTCTAGCAAAGACCAGACCATCCCGGCTACCCAGCCGCAGACGACAACTTCCACGAATCCCCGCCGCACCAAGAGCGGTCGCAAACCAGCTAACCTGGGCGAGATCCGCGAGAGTTTATCGAACCTGCTAGACGAACCACACACTTCCTCCGTTATCCCCGCCACCGTCCTGGGttccgacgacgaagaagaagaggaggacagcaTCCCCGCCACTCctggaaaggagaagaatatCGCGCCACCATCTAAACCCGCTACCAACCCTCGCCGCACCGGCTCATTAGCCATCGTGGACCGCATCTCCCTCAAGCGCAactcctcttccacctctgccgcctccacctcttcGACATCAAACCAATCCAAACTCGCCTTcgccgctccttcttcctccttgtctCAATCAGCATTCAAAGTCCCCGCCTTGCTCCGTCGagccaccaccaactcctCTGCTGCCTCTTTATctagcaccaccaccaccactcctgCTGGTTCCTCGGTATCCGTCTCTACGACGACTAACCCGTATACCAATAGCAAAGCGGCGAGCGCTAGTGGGTTTGGTGAGGATGTCAAGATCAAGCGGACGGCGGGCAAGATGtcgggtattaattattttgcGCGAGAGAACGAGAGGAGGGCGAAGGTCGCGGAAGCGGAGACGAGGAGGCAAgcgaggaggtggaagggggtggaagggaggggggcaAGTGTGAGGGGGTTGCTTGGGAAGGGAGAGTTTGAGtagtttcctttttttttttttttctctcttctttttctttttcttgctaTCATGGaaaaggatggatggatggatggatggatggatgatatATACCTTGGGATAAAAGGGCTGTTATGTTATTGTTGGAGTATCAAGTACATACATAGCGTATATTGAATACGGGTTTGAGAGTGTTTGGACTACATACATTTGTCGTAACGGCTTGGTTAGTATAGTGTAGATGTTAACCACAGGATGGTCAAGGATGTATTCTGTTACCATAGTGGCTATCCTCCGTCGTCTGGGACAAAATTGATGAAACCAACCAACTTGCTTAGGTAAACCTGTCCGCTACCGCTCATTGAAATTTTTGAAAACAATTAGACCTGAGTGCCACAAACTACTGGAGGTAAGTAAACCTGATTCTCTTTGTTGAATGCCTCATGTTTTTTCATACTAACGCGcaactaaattttaaaagctGCCGTGCTTGTTACTGTATTCAACTCTACGGAAGACTCGATGGACTGGAAGATTATCTCAATCTTTGAAACTAGATTGGCTGTTCAAAAAGTATGTAGGGAGGGGCTTTTGCAAGAGTAGGTAGGGCCGAAGAAGCAGCCAGGTTATCTCGAAAAGGAGGCAGGAGAACAGAAGGACCGTCACTTATCTAGCAAcctccatttttttttccttctctttttctttttctcgaTTTGGCCTTGTTCAGTTCATGGTCTTGTTGTCGGCAGTGCTGGGCTCAGCCCTAAAGACGAGTTGTAGCTGCACTCACTCGAGATAGGCCTCTGTGGGCTGGGTgctttgaaaaaaaaaaaaaaaaaaattcttcttttttttttgtgtgtgtgaCTTGGATGTGTATACGGCGTATGTAGTTGACTTTTATGTTTTCTCCTCTTCGTACATAGGTACTCTTCCTTGTAATAGGTACCTGACCTCGCGCCAACTGGGGCATGAGAACGGCTCCGGTTGTCGGTGTTGTGAAGCAGATCTCTGACTATTTTGCGGGCTGATACCAGAGCCTTGAAGATGTTTCTACAAGACCGATGGGTTTTTAGGCAGTCATTAGAGATTTGAGTGAAGACGAACGAGTATGGGGACATGGTAGGTCTGTGCATGTTCTCAGGGATCAAATTGCATGAACAGGAATATGTGTCTAGAAGTCAAGAAACTCCAGGATGTGAAGATACTATGAAGTCTCAATGATACACCATGTTGATGTAATAACTCTACTGAAAAAGCAACTGCTATTGTGAGAACCCTATCTTCCCATTGCCTCGTACTACTTGAAAATCTCGAGTAAGTGCAAACATCACGTCGCCCATCACGATCCGCGACCATCACTCCAATTCTCCAAACCCACCTTCCTTCTCAACACCACTTTTTGCCACCGTAGCAAACATACTAACGAACGGATTGGATCTGGGTGAGTTCCTCTCCGAGTGTATCTCGCATTTCCCTCACTAACATATTCCTCGCAGATCTTGAGTTGCCGCagctattatataagaacATCATATACTGAGGCCAACTAGTCGGTATCtccacctagaggtactatgAACCTCTCTCGTCCTCTACCTTAAtgctccttttccttcacaTCTCCCCTACTGACACCTTCCTCACAGGGAAAAGTGTGAGTATAAAGAGAGCTGTGCAGTTTCGACCTGCGAACAATCCTGAAATATCAGAGACTATCAAAATTTGGTTGGTAATAGGTGTCTATTCTCCTTTCTACATTTCAAATATCACAGATACATCGCTTCTACTCTAAGACACAGAATCTATCTCGTTATAGCACATCCAAAATCTAGTCTATGCCTCCATCCTCCCATCGTGTTCCGCGATCGCCTGCTcaatctctctctcctcctccttactCACTCCCCCAGCCGTCCAGCCCGTCCCCGCctgcaccaacaacacaaccacaCACAACGCCGCGGCGCTATGATAAAGTGTGCTCAACGCATGTTCATACCCAC is a genomic window containing:
- the mrc1 gene encoding MRC1, which produces MAASASPSPGRASGSRSATPSSPVFKAADQSDVDMSDSSDEVDEEILRPRGRFAAGMQSKSNPAPESESESDQEMRDDTPKRPSANSLASVTKSLVQDGDDEDDDEIVTTRPRKLQQRQRKHTATPEPKPRDEPTAASPGLFVSPERQAAQAPDSPGLFVSPAKPSGRPGPDNGLASDDEEFPSISNLQKNPRFQALVEKKRKEREAREAEEERKKTERRAAMAADDRMSMDEDDDNISDDEGGRKLTQKAGTKKPSQRKASKKALEEMHRETQRMARELQLAHEPKVKNKITKATLFERFNFRPAGAAAATTGKPAKESSGPESPATSRPSDTEKVPEKETPPSSPPVGNKQPDKTVEELATSTGDLLIQENSDGELPTLEQALTQKKKLDKGKGKATAADFEAEVTASLPKVKRNVRVKLPLQPSSIQANTISLDDDDEDDDLQVKPQTRKSKIDAIFDRVPLNQTREPRPLQVLRKLAHIDDPEKLPAAPLPKNKQHLSKHQPPAMTPGALEMTLIQRARAQAKREREEHLEMLRAKGVVVLTAEERAKEMQEVEDIVARARREAEEIMKREREDAKEERRKRKENGEEDPLGWDDSEEDDESYVGSEKGDDDKEEPEAIELSGSEDEEEEEEEEEGEGGNEDEDEDMAEADPAGALFDESADESGEDNADKQNEDEDELPSTKIVRRRPRKQVVVLSDDDDDDEEEREEQVASSKQRIEETPRPKQRFPKSPTSALHSGSPSVPTSVLRSARKSFIPGLPVPVAGPAGLGLTQIFAGTMDDSQPGSPSQFAGSSPSQPRPTFDIDLTDIPDSNFSQTAGQQQPEDNMILDSQPSLPTRPQAAKDKEEETQAALETQGVQLGFSQSESQMHGFDSLLNHPAFNMTQGSELIEPTQDQGYKDYTPLKQRFVDAPLPPHSTVETVLVGVQSGNRSSGSLMTASNSTPGGSESVGSIGENSPSGKRPLGRLRRRGDVITGSALFNASTLGEEAEGDGDEEMGDAGDDDHEAEKAKSAFEKMKRAAEREKRRKEAKKKSKAREMVEEQAEESEDEYAGLGGIDGEGSSDDEDEELVKEMIDDETKAGEGDERKLAAFYADRERASDEKQVEKLFHDITTGMLRRKRARGEGGDWDDLSDEDDGGEARRRMKRRQFAKMQRALLADERISKVAENPKTKAFLKSIEDRGSDDEMDFLFGPADKPSSVIPATQDSQSSSKDQTIPATQPQTTTSTNPRRTKSGRKPANLGEIRESLSNLLDEPHTSSVIPATVLGSDDEEEEEDSIPATPGKEKNIAPPSKPATNPRRTGSLAIVDRISLKRNSSSTSAASTSSTSNQSKLAFAAPSSSLSQSAFKVPALLRRATTNSSAASLSSTTTTTPAGSSVSVSTTTNPYTNSKAASASGFGEDVKIKRTAGKMSGINYFARENERRAKVAEAETRRQARRWKGVEGRGASVRGLLGKGEFE